One part of the Acidobacteriota bacterium genome encodes these proteins:
- a CDS encoding cytochrome c: MPSHTRVVAVLTACCASFLLLATAAPSASTAKEAVQEPAAEVPENPIEATEESVRAGLRVYGRFCRSCHGVRGDGRGQNPSPGTRPANLVDDEWVHGESDGDIYNVIRQGVPPNYDMDAWEGRITDDEIWHVVNFLRELAARSR; encoded by the coding sequence ATGCCGAGTCATACACGAGTCGTGGCCGTTCTGACCGCCTGCTGCGCCTCTTTCCTGCTGCTCGCAACCGCCGCTCCGTCTGCGTCGACCGCCAAGGAAGCCGTGCAGGAACCTGCCGCCGAGGTGCCGGAGAATCCCATCGAGGCTACCGAGGAATCGGTGCGGGCCGGCCTGCGCGTCTACGGCCGTTTCTGCCGGTCGTGTCACGGCGTGCGCGGCGACGGCCGGGGCCAGAACCCGTCGCCGGGGACGAGGCCGGCCAACCTCGTCGACGACGAGTGGGTGCACGGCGAAAGCGACGGCGATATCTACAACGTGATCCGCCAGGGAGTTCCTCCGAACTACGACATGGATGCGTGGGAAGGCCGCATCACCGACGACGAGATCTGGCACGTGGTCAATTTTCTGCGCGAACTCGCCGCGCGGTCGCGGTAG
- a CDS encoding VOC family protein, with product MSLNTYLTFDGNCREAFEFYRSVFGGEFTGIQTFGDGPPDMPVAEEEKNRVMHVGLPIGSSVLMGSDTSSFAPPYAAGNNFSLSIDGENRERCDELFAKLSAGGSVIMPLQDQFWGDYFGQCTDRFGINWMVSYTLPKE from the coding sequence ATGTCGTTGAACACGTATCTCACCTTCGATGGCAACTGCCGCGAGGCGTTCGAGTTCTACCGGTCCGTCTTCGGCGGCGAGTTCACCGGGATCCAGACGTTCGGCGACGGCCCGCCGGACATGCCGGTGGCCGAGGAAGAGAAGAATCGCGTCATGCACGTCGGGCTGCCGATCGGCTCGAGCGTCCTGATGGGCAGCGACACCTCGAGCTTTGCGCCCCCGTACGCGGCCGGCAACAACTTCTCCCTGTCCATCGACGGGGAGAACCGCGAGCGGTGCGACGAGCTGTTCGCGAAGCTGTCCGCGGGCGGCTCGGTGATCATGCCGCTGCAGGACCAGTTCTGGGGCGACTACTTCGGACAGTGTACCGACCGGTTCGGCATCAACTGGATGGTCAGCTACACGCTGCCCAAGGAGTGA